A region from the Lycium barbarum isolate Lr01 chromosome 8, ASM1917538v2, whole genome shotgun sequence genome encodes:
- the LOC132606428 gene encoding uncharacterized protein LOC132606428 — translation MTRSVDLSQTERTISNQNKPYHPKTSSLFSFYSPKFSIYLLITGAILFILFQIQSLQTPPSSPLPSWDFLNQWQKVIINTTTSISTFNNDQDNLTKLMAKKLRESVTFLPLKDLRYSSTSQQGHTWFMSSMYDTHEEGEVQYQRFPSNASKGRLLCLKGNDTHDGAWNSYALAWPEFLPYNSTLKKGLTFVSYNHYNYDNIWHGLSAMVPFVAWHIKNQCSFIPTRYILYHWGEVRIKMGPWLKSLMDATFGEPLHIEAFENINNAACFEDAVVMRHNEGGMSRQKRIEVYDLLRWKARMYCNVSLEGRLSEVNVRGLPVIGMTMFMRVNGPRSFKNESAVIRIFHKECQMVEGCRFIVAYSNNLTFCEQVRLMSLTDILISPHGAQLTNMFLMDKNSSVLELFPKGWLKLAGVGQYVYHWIASWSGMKHEGAWRDPDGDRCPYSDDDKRCMAIYKSSKIGYNETYFSEWARGVLGEVRIRKKEEFALKKSSDVTPSGCYCN, via the exons ATGACCAGATCAGTAGACTTATCACAAACGGAAAGAACCATCAGTAACCAGAATAAGCCATACCATCCTAAGACAAGTTCACTCTTTTCATTCTACTCACCAAAATTCTCCATCTATCTCCTCATCACTGGTGccattcttttcattcttttccaAATCCAATCTTTACAAACCCCACCCTCTTCTCCATTACCATCATGGGATTTTCTGAATCAATGGCAAAAAGTCATCATCAACACAACTACAAGCATATCAACTTTCAATAATGATCAAGATAATCTCACCAAATTAATGGCCAAGAAACTCCGTGAGTCGGTTACATTTCTTCCCCTCAAAGACTTACGTTACTCCTCCACATCTCAACAAGGACACACATGGTTCATGAGTTCAATGTATGACACACATGAAGAAGGTGAAGTCCAATACCAAAGATTCCCTTCAAATGCATCAAAAGGTAGACTTTTGTGCCTTAAAGGTAATGACACTCATGATGGTGCATGGAATTCATATGCACTAGCATGGCCTGAATTTTTGCCTTACAATTCCACCTTAAAAAAAGGTCTCACGTTTGTATCCTACAACCACTACAATTACGATAACATTTGGCATGGCTTGTCAGCTATGGTACCATTTGTAGCATGGCATATCAAGAACCAATGTTCATTTATTCCCACTAGATATATTTTGTACCATTGGGGTGAAGTTAGGATTAAAATGGGGCCTTGGTTGAAATCTTTAATGGATGCTACATTTGGTGAACCACTTCATATTGAAGCTTTTGAAAATATTAATAATGCTGCTTGTTTTGAGGATGCTGTGGTGATGAGACATAATGAAGGGGGAATGTCTAGACAAAAAAGGATTGAAGTATATGATTTGCTAAGGTGGAAGGCTAGAATGTATTGTAATGTGAGCTTAGAAGGTAGGCTATCAGAGGTGAACGTAAGGGGATTGCCGGTAATCGGAATGACAATGTTCATGAGAGTTAATGGACCAAGATCTTTCAAGAATGAATCTGCTGTCATTAGAATATTTCACAAGGAATGTCAAATGGTGGAAGGCTGCCGCTTCATAGTTGCTTATTCCAATAATCTCACTTTTTGTGAACAG GTAAGGTTGATGAGTTTGACAGACATACTAATATCCCCACACGGAGCACAATTAACAAACATGTTCCTCATGGACAAAAACAGCAGTGTATTAGAGCTCTTCCCAAAAGGATGGCTCAAACTAGCAGGTGTAGGACAATATGTATATCACTGGATAGCTAGTTGGTCTGGGATGAAACACGAAGGAGCTTGGCGTGATCCTGATGGAGATCGCTGCCCTTATTCCGACGATGATAAGCGTTGCATGGCTATTTACAAAAGTAGCAAAATTGGATATAATGAGACCTATTTTTCTGAATGGGCTAGAGGTGTTCTTGGTGAGGTGAGAATAAGGAAGAAGGAAGAGTTTGCCTTAAAAAAGAGTTCAGATGTTACTCCTAGTGGCTGTTATTGTAATTAA
- the LOC132606429 gene encoding pentatricopeptide repeat-containing protein At5g09450, mitochondrial, with protein sequence MAARSIFLTLTRNGRGRERSGLFRSLTSTTEVVYEEEENQDDLKSRIFSLRLPKRSATNVLQRWVNEGRQIEISDLRYISKELRKSRKFKHALEISEWLVYHNQDEALDSDYATRIDLMTKVFGIDSAERYFEGLPTTAKTNETYTALLHSYASLRLTEKAEDLYERMKEANLSLNTVTYNEMMTLYMSVGLLEKVPLIVEEMKLQKVAPDLFTYNLWVSSCAAALNIDEVRRILDEISLGSDTGEEWIRYKNLVNIYITSGNLINSGLNSVVESEKGITQREWISYDFLIILYGAFGNKDKLDQIWKSLRMTNQKMTSRNYVCILSSYLMFGQMKEVGEIIDQWKLSAATDFDRSSCNRLQKAYKEVGLEERAVDFRLLLIQKGCDQIEES encoded by the exons ATGGCAGCTCGCTCCATTTTCCTCACTCTCACTAG aaaTGGTCGTGGCAGAGAAAGGAGTGGTCTATTTAGATCCTTGACTTCAACAACTGAAGTTGTGTATGAAGAGGAAGAAAATCAAGATGATCTAAAGAGCAGAATATTCAGTCTTAGATTACCTAAAAGAAGCGCTACTAATGTGCTTCAAAGATGGGTCAATGAAGGCCGACAAATTGAAATCTCCGATCTCCGTTACATCTCTAAAGAGCTCCGCAAATCTCGCAAATTCAAGCACGCCCTCGAG ATCTCAGAATGGCTGGTTTACCACAATCAGGATGAAGCATTGGACTCCGACTATGCTACCCGCATTGACTTGATGACCAAAGTTTTTGGAATTGATTCTGCTGAACGTTATTTTGAAGGACTGCCTACCACTGCAAAAACTAATGAAACATATACTGCTCTCCTCCACTCCTATGCTAGTTTGAGACTAACTGAGAAAGCTGAGGACCTCTATGAGAGAATGAAAGAAGCAAATCTTTCTCTGAATACCGTCACTTATAATGAAATGATGACTTTGTACATGTCTGTCGGACTGCTCGAGAAAGTACCTCTTATTGTTGAGGAGATGAAACTTCAAAAGGTCGCACCAGACCTCTTTACTTACAATTTGTGGGTAAGTTCATGTGCTGCAGCTCTAAACATCGATGAGGTAAGACGAATTCTTGATGAAATAAGTCTTGGCTCTGACACTGGTGAAGAGTGGATAAGATACAAGAACCTTGTTAACATATATATCACCTCAGGTAACCTTATAAACTCAGGGTTGAACTCTGTAGTTGAGTCTGAGAAGGGTATCACACAAAGAGAGTGGATATCATATGACTTCCTTATTATTCTCTATGGTGCATTTGGAAATAAAGACAAGCTTGATCAAATTTGGAAATCCTTACGGATGACTAATCAAAAGATGACTAGCAGAAATTATGTCTGCATACTCTCATCATATCTCATGTTTGGGCAAATGAAGGAAGTTGGTGAAATTATCGATCAGTGGAAGCTATCCGCAGCGACAGATTTTGATCGCTCCAGCTGCAATAGACTTCAAAAAGCATATAAAGAAGTTGGGTTGGAAGAGAGAGCAGTAGATTTCCGGCTGCTTCTAATTCAGAAAGGATGTGACCAAATAGAGGAATCATAG